A genomic window from Micromonospora ferruginea includes:
- a CDS encoding chitinase yields MARRFRTPFLAALAALLTAAAATLALAGPALAAGPTAAFTKTSDWGTGWEGRYTVTNGGSSTITGWQVAFTLPAGTTLGSYWDATVTSVGQRHTFTNRSWNGTLAPGASASFGFLVTGSGLPTDCTLNGAPCGGGTPPTTAPPTTAPPTTAPPTTAPPTTAPPSTPPPTTPPPTSPPNTGLPKHALIGYLHTSFANGAGYLRMADVPADWDVINLAFGEPTSVTSGDIRFQLCPVAECPTVETEAQFTAAIRAKQQQGKKVLLSIGGQNGQVQLTTTAARDTFVRSVSAIIDRYGLDGLDIDFEGHSLYLDTGDTDFRNPTTPVVVNLISAIRTLKQRYGAGFVLTMAPETFFVQLGYQFYGSGPWGGQDPRAGSYLPVIHALRDILTVLHVQDYNSGPIVGLDGQYHTMGSADFHIAMTDMLLAGFPVAGNANAVFPALREDQVAFGAPSSTSAGNGYLAPVGVQQAVTCLVRGQNCGGYTPRSGTNPAFRGLMTWSINWDRFYSWEFRLNHGPFLKALP; encoded by the coding sequence ATGGCGCGCAGATTCCGAACACCGTTCCTGGCCGCCCTGGCGGCCCTGCTCACCGCCGCCGCGGCGACCCTGGCCCTCGCCGGCCCGGCGCTGGCCGCCGGCCCGACGGCCGCGTTCACCAAGACCTCCGACTGGGGCACCGGCTGGGAGGGTCGCTACACCGTCACCAACGGGGGATCGAGCACGATCACCGGCTGGCAGGTCGCCTTCACGCTGCCGGCGGGCACCACCCTCGGCTCGTACTGGGACGCCACGGTCACCAGCGTCGGGCAGCGGCACACCTTCACCAACCGCTCCTGGAACGGCACCTTGGCCCCCGGCGCGTCGGCGTCGTTCGGCTTCCTGGTCACCGGCTCCGGCCTGCCCACCGACTGCACCCTGAACGGCGCGCCGTGCGGCGGCGGCACACCGCCCACCACGGCGCCACCCACCACGGCGCCGCCCACGACCGCGCCGCCCACCACGGCGCCGCCCACCACCGCGCCGCCGAGCACGCCGCCACCGACGACTCCGCCGCCCACCAGCCCGCCGAACACCGGGCTGCCCAAGCACGCCCTGATCGGCTACCTGCACACCAGCTTCGCCAACGGCGCCGGATACCTGCGGATGGCCGACGTGCCCGCGGACTGGGACGTCATCAACCTCGCCTTCGGCGAACCCACCTCCGTCACCTCCGGCGACATCCGCTTCCAGCTCTGCCCCGTCGCCGAATGCCCCACCGTCGAGACCGAGGCCCAGTTCACCGCCGCGATCCGCGCCAAGCAGCAGCAGGGCAAGAAGGTGCTGCTGTCCATCGGCGGCCAGAACGGGCAGGTCCAGCTCACCACGACCGCCGCCCGGGACACCTTCGTCCGCTCGGTGTCGGCGATCATCGACCGGTACGGCCTCGACGGCCTGGACATCGACTTCGAGGGCCACTCCCTCTACCTCGACACCGGCGACACCGACTTCCGCAACCCGACCACCCCGGTCGTGGTGAACCTGATCTCGGCGATCCGCACCCTCAAGCAACGCTACGGTGCCGGCTTCGTGCTCACCATGGCCCCGGAGACGTTCTTCGTGCAGCTCGGCTACCAGTTCTACGGCTCGGGCCCGTGGGGCGGTCAGGACCCCCGCGCCGGTTCCTACCTGCCGGTGATCCACGCGCTGCGCGACATCCTCACCGTCCTGCACGTCCAGGACTACAACTCCGGCCCCATCGTCGGGCTCGACGGCCAGTACCACACCATGGGCAGCGCCGACTTCCACATCGCGATGACCGACATGCTGCTGGCCGGCTTCCCCGTCGCGGGGAACGCCAACGCCGTGTTCCCCGCGCTGCGCGAGGACCAGGTCGCGTTCGGCGCGCCCTCCTCCACCAGTGCCGGCAACGGCTACCTCGCCCCGGTCGGTGTGCAGCAGGCGGTGACCTGCCTCGTCCGGGGCCAGAACTGCGGTGGATACACCCCCCGCAGCGGCACCAACCCCGCCTTCCGAGGGCTGATGACCTGGTCGATCAACTGGGACCGCTTCTACTCCTGGGAGTTCCGGCTCAACCACGGCCCCTTCCTCAAGGCGCTGCCCTGA
- a CDS encoding discoidin domain-containing protein, with the protein MPATPPLPAPVRRRHRPAAVALALLALLVTYLVVPGPAAGAAGPLISQGRPTTASSTESAGTPAAAATDGDAGTRWSSAFADPQWLQVDLGATATVDQVQLVWEAAYATAFQIQVASAPSGPWTTIHTTTAGTGGTQTLAVTGTGRYVRLYGTTRATGYGYSLWEFKVFGSIGTTPPPSGRPISEFRQVAASSWEGGNAPAAALDGRSTTRWSSQFGSDPQWLRIDFGGVATINRVVLTWEAAYATGYRLETSSDGATWTTIYATTTGRGGTEQLTVTGTGRYLRLYGTTRATGYGYSLWELQAYGSVDDTATTAPLLSGPTRPPATRDQFALTAPADAAMVTTTRRPTLSWAAVAGATRYQVWINISRTDYDFTAAGNLLDLYTKVAEPTGTSYTPTWDLPDRWTYQWYVTTVGGTPVTSTVRRFSVYLPTLESVADGIGVVAGARDLNRDGAIEPYENWRLPVQSRVDDLLARMTPEEKAYQLFYNAQAYPRSGWHFGPAQAADLHQQLLASAGTRLGIPFVSAGDTIHGYQTTYPMQSALAAAKNYPLDHQLGDVQRREQLEVGTRGVLGPLAEVGTKVIYPRIQEGNGENAQVAAAQVRALVAGLQGGPELNPRSVLATVKHWPGEGAGGEALIVYDDVTIKYHMIPFRAAMEAGAVNIMPGYAGSSLLDPGGPGAGDSAKILAYLRQNLGYQGLITTDWLPSGSWIGAAKAGSDVMGGADPGAAGFSIADFVANVPASRIDDAVRRVLRVKFQLGIFEAPYGDPVNGPYRFHQPAYTALANQAAREAMTLLKNDAGTLPIRLNAGDDIVVAGPRAADGGSCCVWTSFFHAEYGSQTILDAVRTRAAQAGVTVHQDDSPNPKLAVVAVGEASYTHATNWPKEQPYLPPEQLAVIQKFRARGVPVVVALVLPRPYVITEWRDLASAIVVTYRGGEEMGPALAGLLFGDYQPRGKLPWQLPRTLSDVLRPGGTDTPADAVEAWDLPYDLGASAAERTQIRASIGADQPPATTYGNPLYPYGAGLTGF; encoded by the coding sequence ATGCCCGCGACACCACCGCTGCCCGCACCCGTGCGCCGCCGGCACCGCCCGGCGGCCGTGGCGCTGGCGCTGCTCGCCCTCCTCGTCACCTACCTCGTCGTGCCCGGCCCGGCCGCCGGCGCGGCCGGACCGCTGATCTCGCAGGGACGTCCGACCACCGCCTCGTCGACCGAGAGCGCGGGCACGCCGGCCGCCGCCGCCACCGACGGTGACGCCGGGACCCGGTGGTCGAGCGCCTTCGCCGACCCGCAGTGGCTCCAGGTCGACCTCGGCGCGACCGCCACCGTCGACCAGGTGCAGCTCGTCTGGGAGGCGGCCTACGCGACCGCGTTCCAGATCCAGGTGGCGTCCGCGCCGTCCGGACCCTGGACCACGATCCACACCACCACCGCCGGCACCGGCGGCACCCAGACCCTCGCGGTCACCGGCACCGGTCGGTACGTGCGGCTGTACGGCACGACCCGGGCCACCGGATACGGGTACTCGCTCTGGGAGTTCAAGGTCTTCGGCAGCATCGGCACCACCCCGCCGCCCAGCGGCCGGCCGATCTCGGAGTTCCGGCAGGTCGCCGCCTCCTCGTGGGAGGGCGGCAACGCGCCCGCCGCCGCGCTCGACGGCCGGAGCACCACCCGCTGGTCGAGCCAGTTCGGCAGCGACCCGCAGTGGCTCCGCATCGACTTCGGCGGCGTCGCCACGATCAACCGGGTGGTGCTCACCTGGGAGGCCGCCTACGCCACCGGCTACCGGCTGGAGACGTCCTCCGACGGCGCCACCTGGACCACGATCTACGCCACCACCACCGGTCGCGGCGGCACCGAACAGCTCACCGTCACCGGCACCGGCCGCTACCTGCGCCTCTACGGCACCACCCGGGCCACCGGCTACGGCTACTCGCTGTGGGAGCTGCAGGCGTACGGCAGCGTCGACGACACCGCCACCACCGCGCCGCTGCTCTCCGGCCCCACCCGGCCGCCCGCGACCCGCGACCAGTTCGCGCTCACCGCACCGGCCGACGCGGCGATGGTCACCACCACCCGCCGACCCACGCTGAGCTGGGCGGCGGTCGCCGGCGCGACCCGCTACCAGGTGTGGATCAACATCAGCCGTACCGACTACGACTTCACCGCCGCCGGCAACCTGCTCGACCTCTACACCAAGGTCGCCGAGCCGACCGGCACGTCCTACACGCCCACCTGGGACCTGCCGGACCGCTGGACCTACCAGTGGTACGTCACCACGGTCGGCGGCACCCCGGTCACCTCGACCGTCAGGCGCTTCAGCGTCTACCTGCCCACGCTGGAGAGCGTCGCCGACGGGATCGGCGTGGTCGCCGGCGCCCGCGACCTCAACCGTGACGGCGCCATCGAGCCGTACGAGAACTGGCGGCTGCCGGTCCAGTCCCGGGTGGACGACCTGCTCGCGCGGATGACGCCGGAGGAGAAGGCGTACCAGTTGTTCTACAACGCGCAGGCGTACCCCCGGTCGGGGTGGCACTTCGGCCCGGCGCAGGCGGCGGACCTGCACCAGCAACTGCTCGCCTCGGCCGGCACCCGGCTGGGCATCCCGTTCGTCTCGGCGGGGGACACCATCCACGGCTACCAGACGACCTACCCGATGCAGAGCGCGCTGGCCGCCGCGAAGAACTACCCACTCGACCACCAGCTCGGCGACGTGCAGCGTCGGGAGCAGTTGGAGGTGGGCACGCGCGGCGTCCTCGGTCCGCTGGCCGAGGTCGGCACGAAGGTGATCTACCCGCGTATCCAGGAGGGCAACGGCGAGAACGCGCAGGTCGCCGCCGCCCAGGTCCGTGCGCTGGTGGCCGGCCTGCAGGGCGGCCCGGAGCTGAACCCGCGCTCGGTGCTCGCGACGGTCAAGCACTGGCCGGGCGAGGGCGCGGGCGGGGAGGCCCTGATCGTCTACGACGACGTGACGATCAAGTACCACATGATCCCGTTCCGCGCGGCGATGGAGGCGGGCGCGGTCAACATCATGCCCGGGTACGCGGGCAGCTCGCTGCTCGATCCGGGCGGCCCCGGCGCCGGCGACAGCGCCAAGATCCTCGCCTACCTGCGTCAGAATCTCGGATACCAGGGTCTGATCACCACCGACTGGCTGCCGTCGGGGTCCTGGATCGGCGCGGCGAAGGCCGGCTCCGACGTGATGGGCGGCGCCGACCCGGGCGCGGCCGGCTTCTCGATCGCCGACTTCGTGGCGAACGTGCCGGCGTCGCGGATCGACGACGCGGTCCGGCGGGTGCTGCGGGTGAAGTTCCAGCTCGGCATCTTCGAGGCCCCGTACGGCGATCCGGTCAACGGCCCGTACCGCTTCCACCAGCCCGCCTACACGGCGCTGGCCAACCAGGCCGCGCGGGAGGCGATGACGCTGCTGAAGAACGACGCCGGCACGCTGCCGATACGGCTGAACGCCGGTGACGACATCGTGGTCGCCGGCCCGCGCGCGGCCGACGGCGGCTCCTGCTGCGTGTGGACCAGCTTCTTCCACGCCGAGTACGGGTCGCAGACGATCCTGGACGCGGTCCGGACCCGGGCCGCGCAGGCCGGGGTGACCGTCCACCAGGACGACAGCCCGAACCCGAAGCTGGCGGTCGTGGCGGTCGGCGAGGCTTCCTACACGCACGCGACGAACTGGCCGAAGGAGCAGCCCTACCTGCCGCCGGAGCAGCTCGCGGTGATCCAGAAGTTCCGGGCCCGGGGCGTCCCGGTGGTGGTGGCGCTGGTCCTGCCGCGGCCCTACGTCATCACCGAGTGGCGGGACCTGGCCAGCGCGATCGTGGTCACCTACCGGGGCGGCGAGGAGATGGGTCCGGCCCTGGCCGGCCTGCTCTTCGGTGACTACCAGCCGCGCGGCAAACTGCCCTGGCAGTTGCCCCGCACCCTCTCCGACGTGCTGCGCCCCGGCGGCACCGACACGCCGGCCGACGCGGTCGAGGCGTGGGACCTGCCGTACGACCTCGGTGCGAGCGCGGCCGAGCGGACCCAGATCCGGGCCTCGATCGGCGCCGACCAGCCGCCGGCGACCACCTACGGCAACCCGCTCTACCCGTACGGCGCCGGGCTGACCGGCTTCTGA
- a CDS encoding FUSC family protein: protein MLSTAREEGGAFGRDRRRQLELIVVIAVQAGLAAGLAALLAARLGPGAHVFAPAAAVGTIATAIGQRVRRTVELLAGVGVGIVVSDVLRYFLGTGVVQTGLVVTVAIAVALLVAGRGGALVGQAGGTAVLIATLAPADQNLEVPRIVDALIGGLSGLLVVAVLLPVNPLRVLDNSARPVISGLTRQLDAIAEAQTRRDAEAAKRALQALRDLGPDVGRLTDALSGAQEVVTIAPARWRRRQHFHRYAGALGHLEQVILYTRSVARSSVSALEHDEPIPPALPAALSRLAAALRELHQACRDEQDFGRTDHLVLESAECLGRAWGQGVRSIGESMINDVRTAGSEVLRAAGHPTAESNDLVRRATTAGEVQTRPPARAQRYLPVSRQGRRARLRPPARRRAPTDHHPR from the coding sequence GTGCTGTCCACAGCCCGCGAGGAAGGTGGCGCGTTCGGGCGCGACCGGCGGCGTCAGCTCGAACTCATCGTGGTGATCGCCGTGCAGGCCGGGCTGGCGGCGGGGCTGGCCGCCCTGCTGGCAGCCCGGCTCGGACCCGGGGCACACGTGTTCGCCCCGGCCGCGGCGGTCGGCACCATCGCCACCGCGATCGGTCAGCGGGTCCGGCGCACCGTCGAACTGCTCGCCGGCGTCGGCGTCGGCATCGTGGTCAGCGACGTGCTGCGCTACTTCCTCGGCACCGGCGTCGTGCAGACCGGCCTGGTGGTCACCGTGGCCATCGCCGTCGCGCTGCTGGTCGCGGGGCGCGGGGGCGCGCTGGTCGGCCAGGCCGGCGGCACCGCCGTCCTGATCGCCACCCTGGCCCCGGCTGACCAGAACCTGGAGGTGCCCCGAATAGTCGACGCCCTGATCGGCGGCCTGTCGGGACTTCTCGTGGTGGCGGTGCTGCTGCCGGTGAACCCGCTGCGGGTGCTCGACAACTCGGCCCGACCCGTCATCTCGGGACTGACCCGCCAGCTCGACGCCATCGCGGAGGCGCAGACGCGCCGGGACGCGGAAGCGGCGAAGCGTGCCCTGCAGGCGTTGCGCGATCTCGGTCCGGACGTCGGCCGGCTCACCGACGCGCTCAGCGGCGCCCAGGAGGTGGTCACCATCGCGCCGGCCCGGTGGCGCCGTCGCCAACACTTCCACCGGTACGCCGGCGCCCTGGGTCACCTCGAACAGGTGATCCTCTACACCCGCTCGGTGGCGCGGAGTTCCGTCAGCGCCCTGGAGCACGACGAGCCCATCCCGCCGGCGTTGCCCGCGGCCCTGTCCCGACTCGCCGCCGCCCTGCGTGAGCTGCACCAGGCGTGCCGCGACGAACAGGACTTCGGCCGCACCGACCACCTCGTCCTGGAGAGCGCCGAGTGCCTCGGCCGGGCCTGGGGGCAGGGCGTGCGCTCGATCGGCGAGTCGATGATCAACGACGTTCGCACGGCCGGCAGTGAGGTGCTGCGCGCCGCGGGCCACCCGACGGCGGAATCCAACGACCTGGTGCGGAGGGCGACCACGGCCGGTGAGGTCCAGACCCGCCCGCCGGCGCGGGCGCAGCGGTACCTGCCGGTGTCCCGCCAGGGTCGGCGAGCTCGGCTCCGGCCACCCGCACGCCGACGCGCTCCGACCGACCACCACCCCCGCTGA
- a CDS encoding cyclase family protein, protein MRIIDLSSPIDASAYEPDPVGHEVLSPREGALHMSAEMREHFGLEFDPDVLPDGEFLSLDRLTLTSHTGTHVDAPSHYGSRAGYGDGVPRHVDQLPLEWFHRPGLVLDVARDEAGVIGAADLEKEFARIGRRPEPQDIVLLRTGASAWAGTARYFTDFVGLDGPAVHLLLDAGVRVIGTDAFSLDAPFPTILRRWQATGDPAVLWPAHVAGRDREYCQVERLANLEALPPYGFRVVCFPVRLVGAGAGWTRAVALLDE, encoded by the coding sequence GTGCGGATCATCGACCTGTCGTCCCCGATCGACGCGTCGGCGTACGAGCCGGACCCGGTCGGGCACGAGGTGCTCAGCCCGCGCGAGGGCGCGCTGCACATGAGCGCGGAGATGCGTGAGCACTTCGGACTGGAGTTCGACCCGGACGTGTTGCCCGACGGCGAGTTCCTCTCCCTGGACCGGCTCACGCTGACCAGTCACACCGGCACCCACGTGGACGCGCCCTCCCACTACGGCAGCCGGGCCGGCTACGGCGACGGGGTGCCCCGGCACGTCGACCAGTTGCCGCTGGAGTGGTTCCACCGGCCCGGGCTGGTGCTGGACGTGGCGCGCGACGAGGCCGGCGTGATCGGGGCGGCGGACCTGGAGAAGGAGTTCGCCCGCATCGGCCGCCGGCCGGAGCCGCAGGACATCGTGCTGCTGCGGACCGGGGCGAGCGCCTGGGCCGGCACCGCCCGCTACTTCACCGACTTCGTCGGCCTGGACGGGCCGGCGGTGCACCTGCTGCTCGACGCCGGCGTGCGGGTGATCGGCACGGACGCGTTCAGCCTCGACGCCCCGTTCCCGACGATCCTGCGGCGCTGGCAGGCCACCGGGGACCCGGCGGTGCTCTGGCCCGCGCACGTCGCCGGGCGGGACCGCGAGTACTGCCAGGTGGAGCGCCTGGCGAACCTGGAGGCGCTGCCCCCGTACGGATTCCGGGTGGTCTGTTTCCCGGTGCGGCTGGTGGGGGCGGGGGCCGGCTGGACCCGGGCCGTCGCGCTGCTGGACGAGTGA
- a CDS encoding AMP-binding protein, with the protein MTAHSALVDSVVRTARTHPWLTALVWRDRTVSYGDLVDLAAAATDRLAALDLADDEPVGVLAEKSPEAVATILGVLRAGRPFLLPAASLPSATLRELFGQAGCRHVLSPRDTLRLPDVPAGRVPHGTSFMLTTSGSTGLPKVVPLDAAAVDRFVAWAGDRFGIGPGVRVLNYAPLNFDLCLLDVWTTLSRGGTVVLVDPDQALQPAALADLVARERVSVVQAVPMLFGLLAGPDVDPGDARVFPHVEHAIFTGDTMPARLLRRLPTAFPSARLYNLYGCTETNDSFLHEVDRAGPLDGPVPLGEPLPGVDAAVVGPDGALVDGPGAGELWVRTPFQSGGYLGAAAGGDRFGADPSGRPGPAWYRSGDLVRRDADGRLFLVGRDDHRVKVRGVGVDLAEVEQTLLDHPDAADAVVLAVPDALVGSRLHAVVHRRPGTGLNSLGLRRHCAGVLPRGAIPETVRVVDAPFPRTSTGKVDRLAVRQAHLTSGLPEGA; encoded by the coding sequence ATGACCGCGCACTCCGCCCTGGTGGACAGCGTCGTCCGCACCGCCCGTACCCATCCCTGGCTGACCGCGCTGGTCTGGCGGGACCGGACGGTCAGCTACGGCGACCTGGTCGACCTGGCCGCGGCGGCCACCGACCGGTTGGCGGCGCTCGACCTGGCCGACGACGAGCCGGTGGGCGTGCTGGCCGAGAAGTCGCCGGAGGCCGTGGCCACCATCCTCGGCGTGCTGCGCGCCGGCCGGCCGTTCCTGCTGCCCGCCGCCAGCCTGCCGTCGGCGACCCTGCGCGAGCTGTTCGGCCAGGCCGGCTGCCGGCACGTGCTGTCGCCCCGGGACACCCTGCGGCTACCCGACGTGCCGGCCGGACGGGTGCCGCACGGCACCTCGTTCATGCTGACCACGTCCGGTTCCACCGGCCTGCCGAAGGTCGTCCCGCTCGACGCGGCGGCGGTGGACCGGTTCGTCGCCTGGGCCGGGGACCGGTTCGGCATCGGTCCCGGGGTCCGGGTGCTCAACTACGCGCCGCTCAACTTCGACCTCTGCCTGCTCGACGTCTGGACCACCTTGAGCCGGGGCGGCACGGTGGTGCTGGTCGACCCCGACCAGGCGTTGCAGCCGGCGGCGCTGGCCGACCTGGTGGCCCGGGAACGGGTGTCGGTGGTGCAGGCGGTGCCGATGCTGTTCGGTCTCCTCGCCGGCCCGGACGTCGACCCCGGTGACGCGCGGGTGTTCCCGCACGTCGAGCACGCCATCTTCACCGGCGACACGATGCCGGCGCGGCTGCTGCGCCGGCTGCCGACCGCGTTCCCGTCGGCGCGCCTGTACAACCTGTACGGCTGCACCGAGACCAACGACAGCTTCCTGCACGAGGTGGACCGCGCCGGCCCGCTCGACGGGCCGGTGCCGTTGGGCGAGCCGCTGCCCGGGGTCGACGCCGCGGTGGTCGGCCCGGACGGCGCGCTCGTCGACGGGCCGGGCGCCGGGGAGCTGTGGGTGCGTACCCCGTTCCAGAGCGGTGGCTACCTGGGCGCCGCCGCGGGCGGCGACCGGTTCGGCGCGGACCCGTCCGGCCGGCCGGGTCCGGCCTGGTACCGCAGCGGGGACCTGGTCCGCCGGGACGCCGACGGGCGGCTGTTCCTCGTCGGCCGGGACGACCACCGGGTGAAGGTACGCGGCGTCGGGGTCGACCTGGCCGAGGTGGAACAGACCCTGCTCGACCATCCCGACGCGGCCGACGCCGTGGTGCTCGCGGTGCCCGACGCGCTGGTCGGGTCGCGGCTGCACGCCGTGGTCCACCGGCGGCCCGGCACCGGCCTGAACAGCCTCGGCCTGCGCCGGCACTGCGCCGGGGTGCTTCCGCGCGGCGCCATCCCGGAGACGGTCCGGGTGGTCGACGCCCCGTTCCCGCGTACCTCCACCGGCAAGGTCGACCGCCTCGCGGTACGGCAGGCACACCTCACAAGCGGCCTCCCGGAAGGAGCCTGA
- a CDS encoding acyl carrier protein, with translation MQHAPVIAQFIVEEFLPDVPPAELDVDLDLIDNGVIDSLGLLKVIAWLEERFGIAADQVELAPEHFRSIRAIDAFLARAGTEPAEAK, from the coding sequence TTGCAGCACGCACCGGTCATCGCCCAGTTCATCGTCGAGGAGTTCCTGCCCGACGTCCCGCCCGCCGAGCTGGACGTCGACCTCGACCTGATCGACAACGGGGTCATCGACAGCCTCGGCCTGCTCAAGGTGATCGCCTGGTTGGAGGAACGCTTCGGCATCGCCGCCGACCAGGTCGAACTCGCGCCGGAGCACTTCCGCTCGATCCGCGCGATCGACGCGTTCCTGGCCCGCGCCGGGACCGAGCCGGCCGAGGCGAAGTAG
- the trpA gene encoding tryptophan synthase subunit alpha has translation MADFFAGRRGAAPGLAVFLTAGDPPVDRLAELVELLDERGVDCLELAVPFPDSVTDGPVLRRAARRALDRGTDADEVLAFVAQVRPRLRRTRIALLADWRHTVRPVGERAFVRRVADAGADGLLVHALPPRLRAAHLAHAADAGLPVVTTCYATSSASVRAAAARDAGAYVYLVATHGRSGTAPERGYGALRAAVDGLRAAGSAPIAVGFGVRDAADVRQIGAAGADAAVVGTAAALAVERTERTGQDLLAGFDTFLRSMAIVSRPAQKGTDR, from the coding sequence GTGGCTGACTTCTTCGCCGGCCGTCGGGGCGCGGCGCCCGGCCTGGCGGTGTTCCTCACCGCCGGCGATCCGCCCGTCGACCGCCTGGCCGAGCTGGTCGAGCTGCTCGACGAGCGGGGCGTCGACTGTCTGGAGCTGGCGGTGCCGTTTCCCGACTCGGTCACCGACGGGCCGGTGCTGCGCCGGGCCGCCCGGCGGGCCCTGGACCGGGGCACCGACGCCGACGAGGTGCTCGCGTTCGTGGCACAGGTCCGCCCGCGGCTGCGCCGGACGCGGATCGCGTTGCTGGCCGACTGGCGGCACACCGTGCGCCCGGTCGGGGAGCGGGCCTTCGTCCGCCGGGTCGCCGACGCCGGCGCGGACGGGCTGCTGGTGCACGCCCTGCCGCCCCGGCTGCGCGCCGCCCACCTGGCGCACGCCGCCGACGCGGGCCTGCCGGTGGTCACCACCTGCTACGCCACCTCGTCGGCGTCGGTGCGCGCCGCCGCCGCCCGCGACGCCGGCGCCTACGTCTACCTCGTCGCCACGCACGGCCGCAGCGGGACCGCGCCGGAGCGCGGGTACGGCGCGCTGCGCGCCGCCGTCGACGGGCTGCGGGCCGCCGGCTCCGCCCCGATCGCGGTCGGCTTCGGCGTCCGCGATGCCGCGGACGTGCGGCAGATCGGCGCGGCCGGCGCGGACGCCGCCGTCGTCGGAACCGCCGCGGCGCTGGCCGTCGAGCGGACCGAACGGACCGGCCAGGACCTGCTGGCCGGGTTCGACACCTTCCTGCGATCAATGGCGATCGTCAGCCGACCCGCACAGAAGGGGACAGACCGATGA
- a CDS encoding ectoine synthase has protein sequence MIIRELDEVTTVDWGNGLSRRFLLESDGMGYTITDTTVRAGTMARLQYRRHLEACYCIEGEGSVIDLAGNTHPIRPGVMYALDKHDAHCLVAGPDADLRLVCVFTPALHGGEQHSIDPDGFSQY, from the coding sequence ATGATCATCCGGGAACTGGATGAGGTGACCACGGTGGACTGGGGCAACGGTCTCAGTCGGCGGTTCCTGCTCGAATCGGACGGCATGGGCTACACGATCACGGACACCACCGTCCGGGCCGGCACGATGGCCCGGCTGCAGTACCGCCGGCACCTCGAGGCCTGCTACTGCATCGAGGGCGAGGGCAGCGTCATCGACCTGGCCGGCAACACCCATCCGATCCGGCCGGGCGTGATGTACGCGCTGGACAAGCACGACGCGCACTGCCTGGTCGCCGGTCCGGACGCCGACCTGCGCCTGGTGTGCGTGTTCACCCCGGCGCTGCACGGGGGCGAGCAGCACAGCATCGACCCGGACGGCTTCTCGCAGTACTGA